TGGCGGGAGAAATTCATCACTATGCTGAGAACAAGCGATCAATATTCTCCGTCCAAGATTTTAGGTCGCCTGGATCGTGACGGTAAGTCCATCTCTTATCTTCTACGAGGACTCCATACTAACTAGCAAAATAGACCCAGAGTTTTTCGAGGCTCGCGCAATCCTTTTTAGCAAGATGGGCCAACACAGGCAAGCACTAGAGATTTATGTATTCAAGCTGGAAGATTATGACAAAGCAGAAGAGTACGTTGTATTTTGTCTGCATCATATGACTGCATGCTAACATTAATAGATACTGTAACCATCTTCACAAGACAGAAGATACACCAGCGCCAAGCGGGGCAGCAGGAGAATATTCCGCACTTGCTCCGTCTGATGATGAACCCTCTATATACTTAACATTGCTGTCCTTGTATCTAACTCCGCCTCACGGGTACAAGCCACAATATGGCCCAGCTCTTGATATCCTAGCCAAACACGGATCTCGACTGCCCGCCAATTCCGCGCTGGAGTTGATTCCCGAATCTCTCCCGGTCCATGAGCTCGAATTTTATTTCAAAGGCCGAATGCGCGCTGCCAATACAATTTTGAATGAGAGCCGAATCACAGCCAACCTGCTCAAAGTCCAAACGATAAAGACACGCGCACAGCTTCTGCTCGGTGAAGGTACGGACGGGCGATCATCAAGATCCAGACATGTTACCGTTACCGAAGAACGGGTTTGCAGTGTCTGTCACAAGAGAATTGGCGGTAGTGTGATAAACGTTTTTCCTGAGTAAGTGCCCGCCCGTTGGATTATTGTTGGAATTAGTCGGCCAGTTGCTAACGGATCTGCAGTAATACTGTTGTACATCTAGGCTGTGCCAGTCGCATGTCCGCTTCGTAATCGTATCGTGATTTCGGTAAATAGATTCGAGTTTTGTTGATATGTCGCATTGATTCATTTGAGAGCGTCTCTTGCATTTTCTTTATTGTCCAGTTCAAGATAGGCCTTGGTGTGGGATGGGGGATATTTCGTTTTTGATACCCAGGGATAGTAAGATTATCCAAGGATTCAATATATTCAGTTTCAATTAAGTTAGCATGATACAGCCTATTCCATGGCCTCCTCAATGGTCTGTGTAGTTGTTCTCTTTTCAagcatcatcctcgacaacctcctctccgtaattttcttcctccttggctTCTTCCTTGGACAATTGACGGCCTTGCGCCTCAGCAGatttcttgtcctcctccaTACGTTCGGTCAGGAACAcattgatatcattttgTAGCACAGGGGCGAGTTTTCTGAGTTCTGCGAGGTATGCGACTTTGACTTTCACGTTGTCGTCGGAGGGGTTCGGTGTGGCTGAGTGGATAGTGTGCTCGAATGTGCGGTCCAGCTGCGGCGATGTATACGCGGCCTGGAGGCGATTCGACCGGGGGTCCGTGAATGGTGCCATGCTGAAATCCTTGCGTCGCTAGTTGAAGTCTCTGTCTTTTTGCAGTTATCGTtggcgagaagagaagacggGGGGAGAAATTGCTGGCGGGGCGGACAGCGAACTAGCAGCGGGACTACTAGTGGTACTGAGGCCCAAGTGCGTTGCGGAGCGATGGACGATCGACAAGAATAATGATCGTCTTTCTTGGACGCTTCTCAGGCTACTGCGTTTATCTCACTACTCTAATGCACTGAATAGATCCCCAAGAGAGCGTCCAGCGCGACGATGACTGCGGAGTAAAAGAGCATCTCTGCCGTCGACACCCCTCGATTACATACACAGCCTCACCTCTAACCACATTCTCTCCCGCCCCGACCCGGAAATGCTGCGCTCGCCCGTCACCGTCTCCCCAGAGCGCTCTGCCTCTCGATCACCGCTCCCACCTCGCCGCTCTGTCGATGACGAATTGGACCGTCCGGGCTCCTCTGGAAGTGATGCCTCGTCGGTGATTTCAAATGCGACCGCCATCTCTGTGCCCCAGACCAACACATACCAGCCCGGGACCTCCTCCCCTCGATCCGCCGTCCGGACACCACCCGCCGCCAACAACGGAGCCTCAGGGCGCCTCCCCACCTCCTTCATGCCGCACCCTGATCCGTCGAGCAGAAAACCGTCAGGACGAGTCCATCCGCCGGATCTGCACAAGCGCTCGCGTCACCACTCGCAGGGCTTTTTCGAACCATCCCTCCCCACCGCTTCCTTGTCGGACGCGACGCTTTCGGCCTCGAGAATAGCAGCTCAGGCTGCTATGCTCAGCCAGCACCCGTCCTCAACAGTTCAACTTCCTCCAAATCGAACAACGGATGATGGATCAGTGtcgccccctcccccgctTCCTGCTTCACAGCCCCCGAGACCTGGGTCAGCTTCAGGCCAGCCACAACAACAGAGTATTGGACATGGCGTAGGCCAGGCCGCTGCGACGACAGCAGCGAACCATGTGTTTCCGCGAATACCGCCGCCGGGGATGGAAGCTCACACTTATGAGCGCGAGCATAAGCACAAGAGCGAAAAGTCCAAGATAAAGCTGTTCTCGAAGCCGAAGCATATTGGTATCAGTCGTGATAAGGATGTGAAAGACAAAGGGCTGCCGTCTCCAAACAAGATCCCCGGTCTAACACGGATTGTCAGCGCATCTACGACAAGTCTAGCGGATACCTTCCCCTCAAATAACTCGTCTATGTACAATCTGTCAAACGCCTCGGCAAGTACCGTTGTACCCGCTGATAAGCCACCGGTCCCTGAAAAAGATGGGgtaaaggagaaggaaaaggacaAAACGCACAAACATCATTTTTTGTCACGGCAAAAGCTGAAGTTGAAAGATTTGAAGGATAGAGATGATCATTTCAACCTTCCGCTCTCGTCTGCGGCGAGTAATTCTAGACCATCAGATCCCAATGCTCCCCAGTCGCTATATTCTTTTACGCCGGCTTCACCAAGTGCCGCTACCACTTCTTTCAGCAAGTCTGTCGGTGGATTGGACCTATTGCACGGCGGCCGGGCGCTCCGtgacaagaaaaaggaagaaaaggcgTTGCAGGCAGAGGCGGAACCGCCTGAATGGTTAGCAAATTCAACCATGGCTGGGGCAGTTTCTGGCGGGTTCGCAGGCCCGTCGTCGCTAGGAAGCACAGGAGGGATTCTCGCTGAAGCTGCTTTACGAGAGACATTACAAGGCTTCGGTCTCCACAATATGAGCCCCGAAGATGCTTGGGACTTCTTAAAAGcgaagctgctggtgatatttgacggtgaagatgtGCGCATTGCTATTGAGGACCTCAATAAGTTGGTTCTCATCCACATACAGCGCTGTGTGCAAAGACGTATGCCCACGGCTATCGTTGATGATCTACGTGAACTGCTGGAGGCAGGATTTGCTACCTTAAATCATACACTAAATGGCGTACCCGATGAGAAATTGATACCTCATCTCGTACAGATCTGGATGCTGGTGTTTGGCACCATTCTTCCATTTATCCAAGCTGTTTTCCTTCCCCTGGATCTTGAATTCAAGGGGTGTGGGTCGGTCATGAACTCGCGAGAAGCAAAAGAGTTCTGGAGTATTGCGTTAGACGGAGAGTATCCTGGTTGCGAGCTTGAAGTTCgcaacctcgtcctcatcgcctTCCGTGACATGGTCGTCATCAACCGATATGATAGCCTCAAAGCTACGTTTTCTCGCCTAAGCTTGGACAGCATCAAACTCGGAACCTCTGCCCTCAGCATTACAACTAAAAGCAGCAGTAACAGTGGCCGACCTGGTACTGCTGCATCACTTGATGGCGGGTTCGGCAGCTACAGTTCTCAGTCATCTGCCTTCCTCAACACCGCAGGAAGCCTCTCTTCTGATTCACCGGACTACAACCGTAGTCGCGCTACATCCAACACTTCGTCCAACCCAGACCAGCTCATTTTCCagtctttctcttctccgtcaCAACGGCCAACAGTCATCCACCGAACGAATAACACAGACACCTCACATGTCATTACCGAGACCGTTGGTCGCATGCTCCAATGCGTAAGCGTCCTTGCAAGTGTCCAAACAAACGACGCCCCACAGGAAAGAATCGAAACGCTCAGCAAAGACCTTAAGCACAATTGGCTTGGACGTGCCCGAACCGGACGAGATAGACGAGGATTCGTAGGAGCGAAAATTCGCCCACCTATCGTTGCGCGCACAAGTGACGACTCAACGACAGATAAGGACACCAATTCCATGAACGGGGACACGTTGAGCTTGCCTCGTCAGGAACTGAGTGTTTTATGATAACTGCTTttttgttggttggttgctTCGTTGTTGTCTGGCACAAAACGGGGTTCTGGTTCCTACTCTTTCTTACCCATGGATATGCGTTGCAGGATTATCATTCTTATTTCAAGTTTTGTTTGGGTCGGAACGGTGGTTTCTTGGATTCAGGAGTGACTACTGACTCGGGAATGTTGCTGGTGTTCTTTGCGTGTACGGGTAGGTTACTAGGGGACATCATTACTTTCTTCAATTGAACTGATTTGCAATCAAATCCGATGTCTGCTCCAGTTTCCCCTAATCTACTGACCGAATATTGAGGAATCTGCACCTAACCTCGGCAGTCCTCATGCGTCAAGTTAATACGTGTATGCTGCAAATCCATTCCAAACCATATATCAACCCAGCCAGTTGGCTTCGTAACGAATTCAATCAACCTTTGGCTACTCCTCAGGCCAACTCCATGTATTCCTGATCCCAGCaacaccagaaacaccaacaacagctcTCCCGGGATCCTAAGCAGGTAAACAAAAACACACcaagcaagaaaaaaaagaaaggcgTAGAAAACAGCCGCGCGAGATAAGCAGTTGCTTAGGCAGTGTGAGTAGTAAATAGATGCAAATTCACttctcatcaccaccatTAGCAGCGGCACCATTAGCAGCACCATTAAGCTGCTTGCTCAACTCCTTGAATTTCTTCTGCAGCGCTGCAGCGGGGTACTTCGCGCCGCCGTCTTGGATAATCGCTTCGGTGATGCGATGCCACTTCTCGCCTTCAAATTTCTCTTCGACTTCTTTCTTGATACGCATGAGGCGCGCCTCCTGCAGTATTAATCATACCAGTTAGCATTGGATATAatgagagaaggaaagacgGGACGGGACAGAGAGAGATAGAGACATACATCCTCCTCACTGATCCCCACAAAGTTGGCCTTCATGGTCGTGTACCTCATTCTAAGCGTAGATCCGCCAACTTTGATGTTCGTGGCCTCGACAAAGATCTTGTTTATCTCGGTCCATGGACGGTTCTCCTCATCGCGGAGGCGCAAGATCATGCGGTCCTCCGGGCCCGCCGCGGCAAGACTAGCTGGGATGGAAGGGAGGGTTGCGCGAGAAGGTGTAGTGGCATTACCAGGGGTAGAAGGCTCGCCATCTTCAGTGCTGCCGCtgtccttcttggtcttcttgctTGGTGTTGTGGTGGCTGAGCCTGCTGGTTTGCGGCCACGCTTGCGCGGGGTGACAGTTGCGCTCTTGTCAGTGGGGGTGTTTGCTGCCTTGTTGGCTGCTAAGGCTGGTGCCTTGGTTGGGGTGAGATTGTCCTTAATATTGGTTAGTCCGAGTACTTCCCTTCCAGGTGTATGTCCCtgtttgtgtttgtgtttcACTGTCTAGGATGACTTACTTCCATCGTTTCTTCAGTTTTGATCGGGGATGGATATTGGTCGTTTTCCTCGGTCTTCATGGCTGCGTTATTGGCCTTTGCAATTTTCTTGCCTTTGGGTGAGTTTATGGGTGTAAATCTGTTGGAGTAGGAGGTGCTGGCTGTAGTATCAGAGTCAGTGTCGTAGTACATACTTATGGGAACAACCGCCGTGCACGAGGAGCTGGTATTTCATTTGACTTGCCAGAATTGAGAATCCAGCTGGACCAAGATGAGAAGAGATGATATAAAAATTCAAGAGGGACAACAATTGGGTCTTATGTCCTTACCTGGAAGAATAGGTGATGAACACACTAGAGTAGTGCAGTGTTATTCACCAGATTGAGAGAATTGAAGATGTCTAAGTGTTTAGGCTTCAGGGTTTGCCTAAAGTCGCCAGCATTGTTTCATGTCGCACTCTCACTTGGTTCTGTCCCTTGGGTATAGCATATTTTCACTGAGTGTGCAATTCTTACGTTCACAATTATACTGAACTTGCGGCAGATGCTATCTAGATAGGGGTACTACTGTGCTATTCGAGACAGTTCCCGGGCATGAGTGCTAGATAGAAGAGTAGGTAAGAGCGAAATTTGTACTCCAAACAGTAATAGCTTCTTATTAGCTATAAAGAAATAGATAAATCATTCACATGGTTCGCTCATGTTCCTATTCCACGCCTGCTGCCTACTTCTGCTCCCACTCGTTGGGATCGGCATATACATCGGAGGGGATATGGAAAACTGGCAGTAGTTCCATGCCATCATGTAGTTCACATTGAAGGTCGGTACCTAGACAGATCCGAAAGCAGGTGAATCTCTGATTCTCTTCTGATTGTATAATAACTAACCATCTATCTATACTTCGGTCAGCATTTTTCAAGGTGGGTGATTGGAGCACTCGTTTGACAGATCAACAGCGCTCTATAGGCAATGGATGGATGCTTGCGTGCTTCCTCGTGTCCCGTTGGCTGCTCAACAATTCGATTCTCGactaaaaaaagaaagtGAAGCGGGATTCCTTCGACTTTCCACCCAATGGCCGCAACCCATGGAAACAGCGCTATCGACGCCGGTGTCCAGTCCAGTTGTCATGCCGAGAAACTGGAGGTGACCGCTGGACGCTGGTCCTCAATCCAGATCGTCGGCTGGATTTCAAACTGTTTTTCGGGGTTCCCTTTTTCAACCCGGCGAACCGTTCGCGAAGTTGACTTGGCGGTTCTGCTCCCTCTACCTTGACAATTTGAATGGTTTCATCCCAGTTTGTCGCACCATATCTGCCCGAGTTCACTCAATCGATTGTcagaaaaaaggaaatgaacACGAGATGGAAAAAGTACCTGCACGAGCCCAATGCATCGGCAACTCTTATACAACGAGCAAACTAGTGGAAAATATTATTCGTCGCTTTCGCCCCATCGTACTTAGCTGCATTTACTTCGTTGAACCTCGCGATCAGCGATTCGTGTAACAGGGGTCCAGAATTTCAGATGGTCTAGTCTCTGTTCCGCCCATCCTCCcaattttctttctctaAGAATTCATGTCCTTGGCATATGTCGAACAAGAATTCAGCGGCAGTGTTTGGTGCCTGGTATCGGTGAACAGGTCCGGTTATAGAGCATTGGCAACGGGAGGCAAAATAGTATTATGGATTGCTAGTCTAGCTTTGTACTTCCTTCCTGTCGTGGAAGTTGTAGAGAAACTCACCGGGGATGCGAACTGGGGGAAGGAGAGTCCGCGGCACGAGCAGAGCGGGTCGTGAGTTGAGACTTGTATTGGATAGGGCATGGGTTAGGGGTCGCAGCCCTTGCTCCAGAATTCCAGATGGAAGCCTGATCACTTGTCAACCAAGCAAGGAGATGCCcaaagaataaagatatcaGGGGAAACCAGAAAGTAGGTCACCTCATACTCTTTTGTGGGGAGGGTTCCTGGGCTATAGGCTTGGGATTGTACCAAAGCGTAGCCATATTTCTTTCTCTGCTCATAAGATGATCAGTCCAGCtggggaagatgaagctgataAAACCATTCTAAATCCGCCTTGCGCAGGCTGATGATCGTCTGGATGAAAAGCACGGAAAGGCACGCATGCATCGTGGGGCGACGAGGCAGgcagatgctgcagagaagaggaaaaaacATCCAGACTGGGCGTCACCTGTCAACAAGATCACATTACCTTCCAGCACAACAAACACTGTCAGCCTCACCCAGGCATCAACCCATAAGCCAGCTGAAGAACAACCATCGACGACCCGGTTAATTTCCGGTCTCTCGCTGACATTCTAGTGCCAACAAGTCAAGGCTGGGTCATCTGCTTATAACAGGCTGCCGTGTCTGGCATCTTCATTTGATGAGACATCCATTCGCACCGGCTTctgtttttttcttctttcttttagcACTCACCATCTCTTCAGCTTCGTTACATACACTTGATCTCACTGCTATCCCAGGTCTTATGGAAGCTTTCCACCCCCCAAGAGCTCAGGCTAACACACCGCTAGAACGCCTATCCTTCAGCCAATAGACCAGACACGTAATAATAAAGCAAGGCGGATCGGGAGCTATTTGAAGTGCGTCACTTCCAGAGatctcttttcttcgtctctgtttgtcttcctttccttttcacTCAACGCTTCACTTGCTTCCGCTCCCCACACGCTTACGGTGCCTCCCGTATTCAACTCTCCGCTATCAGCGCCCCTCCAACGTTCTGCGGTTTTCTCCTTATGAGGCAACCAACTCATGTCTACCATTTATCTATAATGTCCGCTGGTACTGATTCTCCTGATTCCGCCTCAATCAGCCTCCAGCAATCTACAATTCCAGAGCCTAAGACGCAAAGAGATCCAAGCGCTAGCCCATCTTCCACTCCGCTCGGGGAAGCTCCACAGCGGGTCCCATCATCCACAGAAGCTATGGCCGACTCACCCAACCCTACAACCACAACGGGCGACACCAAACATGATGCCGAACCGGCCGTCGATAACAATGCCGTAAAGGCCGATGCGAAGTCGCCAGTCTCCGTCTCCGAAAATACTGCTAAGAAGTCAGCTTGCAAGAAACATCCTGGAAAAGAGCCGGAAGCCAATTCTCGGAATCGCGATTCCAAGAAAAAATCCCGGAAAGCAGGCAAGAACTCGTCGATAGTCACACCTAGTGCCGATAGCTCTTCGGGGGTAAATTCATCTTCTGAAAGCACAAGCGCCAGTGAATCCGCCTCAGAGGATGATGGGTCGTCATCGGAGCCTTCTGAGTTGGAGTTCGAGCGATACTCGCGACGGAGGCGCACGAAGACTAAAGCAAATAGGTTGAAGCGCAAtaagaagaagcccaagtcACGCTATGACGACGAGTCAGATACAGGATCTGACGCCGAGGATACTGAGCAGGATGATTCCCTCGACGAGAAACAGCTCAGAAAACttgtcaagaagctgaagttgaagagggcCAGAATACATAATACAATTGAGGACTCTTCCGAGGACCAACAatttgatgatggtgatgcagACCTGGTTGAGATGTCTCTCACTTTGGCCAAGGAAAAGCTGAAGTCGAAACAGGGTGGCGGGAAACGTGTTACGCTGCGCGGTAGGCGAGGCCTAATCGACAATTTAGGAGAGTCTCAAAAGGGTCTGCAGAGAAGATCAAAGAAGAAAGCTGGCTCGAAAATGGCTTTCAAGAGAGTTGATCAACGTACTTCTTTCCATTCCATCTCAAAGGATTGAAGACAAAACACCAGCTAACTCTAAACAGTATGGGACAACACAATCCACAAATTTAAACTCACTGAAACCATGGATGACCCTGATGCGAATGAGTGGGACCAGTACCTTTTCACTGTACGTCGCAAGTTTGACTGGGAAGGCAAATACGTCGAAACGGTGGTGGACCTCAAGAGTAAGCACCTCCGAGAGGCTTTGAGCAAAGTCATGGACGGAGTGAAAGGCGTTAGTTTGGTACAGGAGACCGCAGTTGTTGATCCAAACATGCTCTTTCTGTATCTCGAGGAAACACGCCAGTATATGAAGGAACTTAAGCAACAGGccaaaacagaaaagaagaaaaaagcaaggAAGATTGCGCGGCAGAAGGCACATCACCTGAAGATTCTGATCAAGTACCTCGACATGGACTATGCCGAGACTAAGAAGACGTTGTATCCGCTACTGGAGGCGAATACCATAACCTTTGATCTCTTGTGGGCGTTGTTCAAGCCAAATACAATTGCCTATGCGCCTACATATGGTAATCAAGACGAGCCTCGTGCGTTCAAGATAGAATACGCCACTAAAGAGTCATCTTTCATGAAGGGCCAGTGGTACAGTATTGAAGGTCGGTATTTAGAATATGATGGCAAGACATTCGGCATGGGAACTATGGCAGCCGAAGTGGAAACCTTCAAGGGGGCCCGCAAGATCACCAGCCTTGGATGCTATCCGCTTAAATACCACCGTGAAGCGGATGAAGTCCAAACCAAGCTCATTGAACGGGGTAAGAAGTTTGTTGCTTTGAGAGGCATGAATTACCGGTTTCATAAGGGCATGGCGTTCTTCAAAAAGAAGCGCACTGTCATCAAGGTCAATATCAATGGACGAGTGATGATTGACCCGGCAATCCACCGTCGCATCAACCCTAACTACCCTATCAGCACCGTCCGTCCCAAAGATCCCGATTTGCTAGATGGTTCCGATGATGAAAGTGAGGGTGGATGCTGCTGTGCGTCAGGATCTGAATCTGATCAATCCCATGGAGAACGCCGTGATTCAGATGCGCCCAAGATGAAGTTCAAGGTGGTTCGAAATAAGGATGGCCGCCCCCAGGTTGTCGCAGTAGAAGTCGACGAGAATGGGAACGAGATCCAGAAAGAGGATATGGACGAGGTCGGCGATGCTTCTGAGCGAGATTTCACCGAGGAAGAATTGCTCATCGCCAGCCCGGTAGTTCTGGGATTTGCGTTTAGCGAGAAGCTCTGGCTCGAATTCAGCATCTCCGGAGTCAGTGATATCGAATGGAACGAGGACGCGTTCGACTCGCTGGTTCTACCCGGCAACCAGAAGACCATTGTCAAAGCTCTAGTAGAGTCTCACACCTTCTGCGCCGCACAGAACATCGACGATGTGATTCAAGGGAAAGGCAGAGGACTCGTGGCCGTCCTACACGGACCTCCGGGTACTGGCAAGACACTGACAGCCGAGGGTATAGCAGAGTTACTGAAACGCCCCTTATACATGGTCAGCGCTGGTGAGCTTGGAACAGACTCGCGCACATTGGAAGCGGAGCTGA
This genomic interval from Aspergillus puulaauensis MK2 DNA, chromosome 7, nearly complete sequence contains the following:
- a CDS encoding uncharacterized protein (COG:S;~EggNog:ENOG410PTB0;~InterPro:IPR014849;~PFAM:PF08738) — its product is MAPFTDPRSNRLQAAYTSPQLDRTFEHTIHSATPNPSDDNVKVKVAYLAELRKLAPVLQNDINVFLTERMEEDKKSAEAQGRQLSKEEAKEEENYGEEVVEDDA
- a CDS encoding uncharacterized protein (COG:S;~EggNog:ENOG410PIJU;~InterPro:IPR013745;~PFAM:PF08539;~TransMembrane:1 (o542-563i)) translates to MLRSPVTVSPERSASRSPLPPRRSVDDELDRPGSSGSDASSVISNATAISVPQTNTYQPGTSSPRSAVRTPPAANNGASGRLPTSFMPHPDPSSRKPSGRVHPPDLHKRSRHHSQGFFEPSLPTASLSDATLSASRIAAQAAMLSQHPSSTVQLPPNRTTDDGSVSPPPPLPASQPPRPGSASGQPQQQSIGHGVGQAAATTAANHVFPRIPPPGMEAHTYEREHKHKSEKSKIKLFSKPKHIGISRDKDVKDKGLPSPNKIPGLTRIVSASTTSLADTFPSNNSSMYNLSNASASTVVPADKPPVPEKDGVKEKEKDKTHKHHFLSRQKLKLKDLKDRDDHFNLPLSSAASNSRPSDPNAPQSLYSFTPASPSAATTSFSKSVGGLDLLHGGRALRDKKKEEKALQAEAEPPEWLANSTMAGAVSGGFAGPSSLGSTGGILAEAALRETLQGFGLHNMSPEDAWDFLKAKLLVIFDGEDVRIAIEDLNKLVLIHIQRCVQRRMPTAIVDDLRELLEAGFATLNHTLNGVPDEKLIPHLVQIWMLVFGTILPFIQAVFLPLDLEFKGCGSVMNSREAKEFWSIALDGEYPGCELEVRNLVLIAFRDMVVINRYDSLKATFSRLSLDSIKLGTSALSITTKSSSNSGRPGTAASLDGGFGSYSSQSSAFLNTAGSLSSDSPDYNRSRATSNTSSNPDQLIFQSFSSPSQRPTVIHRTNNTDTSHVITETVGRMLQCVSVLASVQTNDAPQERIETLSKDLKHNWLGRARTGRDRRGFVGAKIRPPIVARTSDDSTTDKDTNSMNGDTLSLPRQELSVL
- a CDS encoding uncharacterized protein (COG:S;~EggNog:ENOG410PXTQ), whose amino-acid sequence is MYYDTDSDTTASTSYSNRFTPINSPKGKKIAKANNAAMKTEENDQYPSPIKTEETMEDNLTPTKAPALAANKAANTPTDKSATVTPRKRGRKPAGSATTTPSKKTKKDSGSTEDGEPSTPGNATTPSRATLPSIPASLAAAGPEDRMILRLRDEENRPWTEINKIFVEATNIKVGGSTLRMRYTTMKANFVGISEEDEARLMRIKKEVEEKFEGEKWHRITEAIIQDGGAKYPAAALQKKFKELSKQLNGAANGAAANGGDEK
- a CDS encoding ATP-binding protein (COG:O;~EggNog:ENOG410PG6Z;~InterPro:IPR027417,IPR003593,IPR003959;~PFAM:PF00004;~go_function: GO:0005524 - ATP binding [Evidence IEA];~go_function: GO:0016887 - ATPase activity [Evidence IEA]) — protein: MRQPTHVYHLSIMSAGTDSPDSASISLQQSTIPEPKTQRDPSASPSSTPLGEAPQRVPSSTEAMADSPNPTTTTGDTKHDAEPAVDNNAVKADAKSPVSVSENTAKKSACKKHPGKEPEANSRNRDSKKKSRKAGKNSSIVTPSADSSSGVNSSSESTSASESASEDDGSSSEPSELEFERYSRRRRTKTKANRLKRNKKKPKSRYDDESDTGSDAEDTEQDDSLDEKQLRKLVKKLKLKRARIHNTIEDSSEDQQFDDGDADLVEMSLTLAKEKLKSKQGGGKRVTLRGRRGLIDNLGESQKGLQRRSKKKAGSKMAFKRVDQLWDNTIHKFKLTETMDDPDANEWDQYLFTVRRKFDWEGKYVETVVDLKSKHLREALSKVMDGVKGVSLVQETAVVDPNMLFLYLEETRQYMKELKQQAKTEKKKKARKIARQKAHHLKILIKYLDMDYAETKKTLYPLLEANTITFDLLWALFKPNTIAYAPTYGNQDEPRAFKIEYATKESSFMKGQWYSIEGRYLEYDGKTFGMGTMAAEVETFKGARKITSLGCYPLKYHREADEVQTKLIERGKKFVALRGMNYRFHKGMAFFKKKRTVIKVNINGRVMIDPAIHRRINPNYPISTVRPKDPDLLDGSDDESEGGCCCASGSESDQSHGERRDSDAPKMKFKVVRNKDGRPQVVAVEVDENGNEIQKEDMDEVGDASERDFTEEELLIASPVVLGFAFSEKLWLEFSISGVSDIEWNEDAFDSLVLPGNQKTIVKALVESHTFCAAQNIDDVIQGKGRGLVAVLHGPPGTGKTLTAEGIAELLKRPLYMVSAGELGTDSRTLEAELNKILDIAHSWGAVLLLDEADIFLEKRTIQDIHRNALVSIFLRLLEYFQGILFLTTNRVETFDDAFQSRIHVALRYGDLTTKAKRSVWKMFLEKVQAMEGVQTSNFTDKDYDTLARHNLNGRQIKNSVRTAQALAVNEKAPLSMEHIKRVLDVAETFDHDLRGGTGYMDAMRSYT